One region of Bradyrhizobium betae genomic DNA includes:
- a CDS encoding LLM class flavin-dependent oxidoreductase — protein sequence MAKQIRLNAFAMNCVAHQSPGLWTHPRDRTAEYNRLPYWIDLAKTLERGRFDGLFLADVLGVYDVYGNSPDAALRNAAQSPSNDPLLLLSAMAAVTQHLGFGVTSNLSFEPPYPFARRMSTLDHLTEGRIGWNVVTGYLDSAARGAGKDKQTGHDDRYDIADEYMEVVYKLWEGSWEDDAVLRDRARGIFTDPSKVHRVNHEGANYRINNTIHLSEPSPQRTPVLYQAGTSPRGRQFAAKHAECVFMSGPSAKIIGPRVSAIRQEAAAIGRNPAEILMFNMMTIILGNTEAEAAAKYADYRSHISPEGALALMSGWTGIDFSGYELDQQVRHVQNDAGRSALDNVTRGDPDRVWTVRDVIEHVGIGGAGPVVVGTPESVADKIEDWFEKTDVDGLNVAFAISPGDFEDIADMLVPELTKRGRYKPEYAKGTLREKLFGDGRARLDAPHPAAGYRVGKTG from the coding sequence ATGGCCAAGCAGATCAGGCTCAACGCCTTTGCGATGAATTGCGTCGCGCACCAGTCACCGGGCCTGTGGACCCATCCGCGCGACCGCACCGCCGAGTATAACCGCCTGCCCTACTGGATCGACCTTGCCAAGACGCTGGAGCGCGGCCGCTTCGACGGGCTGTTCCTGGCCGACGTGCTCGGCGTGTACGACGTCTATGGCAACAGCCCTGACGCAGCCCTGCGCAACGCGGCGCAGTCGCCATCGAACGACCCGCTGCTGCTGCTCTCGGCGATGGCGGCGGTGACGCAGCATCTCGGCTTCGGCGTCACCAGCAATCTCTCGTTCGAGCCGCCCTACCCGTTCGCGCGGCGGATGTCGACGCTCGACCATCTCACCGAGGGACGGATCGGCTGGAACGTCGTCACCGGCTATCTCGACAGCGCAGCGCGCGGCGCCGGCAAGGACAAGCAGACCGGGCATGACGACCGCTACGACATCGCCGACGAATATATGGAGGTCGTCTACAAGCTCTGGGAAGGAAGCTGGGAGGACGATGCGGTACTGCGCGACCGGGCGCGCGGCATCTTCACCGATCCCAGCAAGGTTCATCGCGTCAATCATGAAGGTGCGAACTATCGCATCAACAACACCATTCATCTCAGCGAGCCGTCACCGCAGCGCACGCCCGTGCTGTACCAGGCCGGCACCTCGCCGCGCGGCCGGCAGTTCGCGGCCAAGCACGCCGAATGCGTGTTCATGTCGGGACCGTCGGCCAAGATCATCGGGCCGCGCGTCTCCGCGATCCGCCAGGAAGCCGCCGCGATCGGCCGCAACCCGGCGGAAATCCTGATGTTCAACATGATGACGATCATCCTCGGCAACACCGAAGCCGAAGCGGCGGCCAAGTATGCCGATTACCGGTCGCATATCAGCCCGGAGGGCGCGCTCGCTCTGATGTCGGGATGGACCGGCATCGACTTCTCCGGCTACGAGCTCGACCAGCAGGTCCGTCACGTCCAGAATGATGCCGGCCGCAGCGCGCTCGACAACGTCACCCGTGGCGACCCCGACCGCGTCTGGACCGTGCGCGACGTCATCGAGCATGTCGGCATCGGCGGCGCCGGCCCGGTCGTGGTCGGCACACCCGAAAGCGTCGCCGACAAGATCGAGGACTGGTTCGAGAAGACCGACGTCGACGGCCTCAACGTCGCGTTCGCGATCTCGCCCGGCGATTTCGAGGACATCGCCGACATGCTGGTGCCGGAGTTGACGAAGCGCGGGCGCTACAAGCCGGAATATGCAAAAGGCACGTTGCGCGAGAAGCTGTTCGGCGACGGCCGCGCGCGGCTGGACGCGCCACATCCGGCGGCGGGGTATCGGGTGGGGAAGACGGGG